The nucleotide window ATTCTGAAAGATAAAAAAGGGAAAGAATTTGAAGACAATGACGAACGTGCTGTTTTTTTTGCCCGTGGCGTGTTGGAAACCGTGATTAAACTTCGCTGGGCTCCCGATATCATTCATTGTCATGGATGGCTGGCCTCTCTGGTTCCTCTCTATATTAAGAAAGCGTATCATAACGATCCGTTATTCGCCAACTCAAAAGTTGTTTACTCGCTATACAATGAAAACTTTAAGAATTCGTTAAGTCCAAATACAAAGCATAATGTTTTGTTGGATGGTGTAGCCGAGGAAGATCTTAAACTCCTTGATGAGCCAACCTATGAGAACATGTCAAAACTTGGAATTGAATATGCAGATGCTGTTATTCAAGGCAGTGATGAAATTGATCCAAATTTGGCCGCGTACGTTCAGGACAAAAACAAATTATTTTTAAATTATCAGTCTGAAGAGACTTACATCGATGCCTATAACGATTTTTACGATAAGGTGCTGTAAGTTTTCAAGAGCTGAAAAACAATGGTTACGTGAATAGGAAACAGATAGAACCAGTAAAGCTGGCCGTAGCTTTTATGCTATTGGCTTTTGCACTGTGGAATTGTAAGGACGATCCGAATGGAACAGGGATGGAGCTTTTGCCCGGATCTGATTTAAAAACAGTTGGACAGAGTGTCGATAGCGAATCAATAGAAGCGTTTACTGAAAAAGATGGTCTACTGAAGACCGATGAGCCAAACTACAATGTTTTTGGTACATTCAACGATCCGGTTTTTGGAAAAACAACTGCAGACATGGCGTTTCATGTTCGGCTTCCCGGATATCCTGGTTATGCCGATACATTACAGCTTGATTCTGTCGTTTTATATCTTTTGTATAAAGAGTTTTATGGCGATACCATAACAACTCAAAGTCTGAAAGTATATAGGCTTCAAGAAGATATTTACATTGATACTTTGTCGGATGCAGGAGCAAGTGATTACTCCTATTACCAAGATGTTGATTTGAAATCGTTGACATTTTCAACTCCTGTAGGAGAGCTGGATTTCATTCCAAAACTTGAATTGGACTCTACTGGTACAGATACACTTGTTCAGGAATTGGCAATCAGGTTGGATGATAGCGTAGCAGAGGAATTGTACAATGCCGATTCTATTCAAATGGTTAACAACGACACCTTTTTAGATTTTTTTAAAGGATTTTATGTTGAGCCACAGGATATCGAAGACGGGGGAGGGTTAGTTCGAATTTCAACTCTCTCTCCGGGATCTAATTTAACGCTTTTTTATAGTGATCATGAGGCAGAAACAGACACCCTGATCAAGCAATATACTTTTAGTTACAGAATCAATTCAAGTTCTGCTCGTATCAGCAGTTTTACGCACGATTATTCAGGCACCGCATTTGCTGATCAACTGGGTACGAATCAAAGCGAACCCGACAGCTTGATCTATTTACAAACACTTGGTGGGCTGAGGGCGAAAATTAATATTCCAAATTTAGATGATTGGAAAGATTCCGTTCAATACGGGGATTACGTCATCAATAAAGCTCAATTGATATTTCAGGTAGATACATTAGCTT belongs to uncultured Sunxiuqinia sp. and includes:
- a CDS encoding DUF4270 domain-containing protein, whose amino-acid sequence is MNRKQIEPVKLAVAFMLLAFALWNCKDDPNGTGMELLPGSDLKTVGQSVDSESIEAFTEKDGLLKTDEPNYNVFGTFNDPVFGKTTADMAFHVRLPGYPGYADTLQLDSVVLYLLYKEFYGDTITTQSLKVYRLQEDIYIDTLSDAGASDYSYYQDVDLKSLTFSTPVGELDFIPKLELDSTGTDTLVQELAIRLDDSVAEELYNADSIQMVNNDTFLDFFKGFYVEPQDIEDGGGLVRISTLSPGSNLTLFYSDHEAETDTLIKQYTFSYRINSSSARISSFTHDYSGTAFADQLGTNQSEPDSLIYLQTLGGLRAKINIPNLDDWKDSVQYGDYVINKAQLIFQVDTLASDFHEYSVPPKLALYAINADYQPDDDKYLYLPYDYGVSPNLYGGFFYAEDATYRFNITNHLQAILENEEVGNNGFYLSTLYQNEQTRRVVLKGSTSHVGIRLGVTYTKLN
- a CDS encoding glycogen/starch synthase; the protein is MEKKRVLFISQEITPYLPESEMSVKSRYLPQGIQEKGREIRTFMPRYGSVNERRNQLHEVIRLSGMNLVINDADHPLIIKVASIQAARMQVYFIDNEDYFHRKEILKDKKGKEFEDNDERAVFFARGVLETVIKLRWAPDIIHCHGWLASLVPLYIKKAYHNDPLFANSKVVYSLYNENFKNSLSPNTKHNVLLDGVAEEDLKLLDEPTYENMSKLGIEYADAVIQGSDEIDPNLAAYVQDKNKLFLNYQSEETYIDAYNDFYDKVL